Proteins encoded within one genomic window of Bacillus sp. 1NLA3E:
- a CDS encoding Rdx family protein: MKKYHLVVEFCMMUNYAPKAASLAEDLFTHFRSNIEKLELIPSSGGVFEVTINGEKIYSKKETGLFPSSEAIIEKMEG; encoded by the coding sequence ATGAAAAAGTACCATTTAGTCGTTGAGTTTTGCATGATGTGAAATTATGCACCAAAAGCTGCGAGTCTCGCGGAAGATTTATTTACTCATTTCCGATCTAATATTGAAAAATTGGAGCTTATTCCGTCGTCTGGTGGCGTTTTTGAGGTCACAATCAATGGCGAAAAAATATATTCAAAAAAAGAAACGGGATTGTTTCCAAGTTCGGAAGCCATAATAGAGAAAATGGAAGGATAG
- the selA gene encoding L-seryl-tRNA(Sec) selenium transferase, with the protein MKHLLRSLPPVHELQKEARFSKIIVENGLETIYLTNVLKQILETIREEIIAGTWKGFEPGDNRFLDEFFTLVDQSVKKNIGYTLKRVINATGTILHTNLGRARLSDRATAHVLETAQNYSNLEYKLEEGARGSRHSHVESLVKEITGAEAAMVVNNNAAAVYLVLRALAFEKEVIVSRGQLVEIGGSFRISSIMEESGASLVEVGTTNKTHLYDYENAINSDTAMILKVHTSNFKTIGFTKSVDTQELVDLAKVHEQVIFYEDLGSGVLYDFQKHDIGEEPVVGEVLRMGADLVSFSGDKLLGGPQAGVIAGKKSLIDKLKKHQLARVLRVDKMTLAALEGTLIDYLKGGTELKNIPTIRDLLYTAEEMKERAKQFALQVPEDYKVRISEGTSQVGGGTMPDVFLPTFVVGLSHSVLSAEHLARKLRVENGPPIIVRIQNEEIQLDLRTVTKSEEELIIEALRGV; encoded by the coding sequence TTGAAACATTTACTACGATCATTGCCTCCCGTTCATGAGCTTCAAAAGGAAGCTAGATTTTCCAAAATAATTGTCGAGAACGGGCTTGAAACAATTTATTTAACGAATGTTTTAAAACAAATTCTTGAAACAATCAGAGAAGAAATCATTGCTGGGACATGGAAAGGATTTGAACCAGGAGACAATCGCTTTCTTGATGAATTTTTTACTCTTGTTGATCAATCAGTTAAAAAAAATATAGGTTATACATTAAAGCGGGTCATCAACGCTACTGGGACCATTTTACATACAAACCTTGGTCGGGCACGACTCAGTGACCGTGCAACAGCGCATGTTCTGGAGACGGCACAAAACTACTCCAACTTAGAATACAAACTTGAAGAAGGAGCAAGAGGCTCGCGCCATAGTCATGTTGAATCATTGGTAAAGGAAATAACAGGAGCGGAAGCTGCCATGGTGGTTAACAATAATGCAGCCGCAGTCTACCTAGTATTACGTGCTCTTGCATTTGAAAAAGAAGTGATTGTTTCCCGCGGTCAGCTTGTTGAAATTGGAGGCTCTTTTCGAATTTCATCTATTATGGAAGAAAGCGGTGCGTCGCTAGTAGAAGTTGGAACCACAAATAAAACCCATTTATACGATTATGAAAACGCCATAAATTCCGATACAGCTATGATCCTAAAGGTTCACACCAGTAATTTTAAGACAATCGGATTTACAAAATCTGTCGACACGCAAGAATTAGTGGATTTGGCTAAAGTACATGAACAGGTTATTTTCTACGAAGACCTTGGTAGCGGCGTTCTTTATGATTTTCAAAAGCATGACATAGGTGAAGAACCAGTTGTCGGTGAGGTTCTTAGAATGGGAGCCGATCTAGTTTCCTTCAGTGGGGACAAGTTACTTGGAGGTCCTCAAGCAGGAGTGATTGCAGGAAAAAAATCCTTAATTGATAAATTAAAAAAGCATCAGCTTGCCCGTGTCCTTCGTGTAGATAAAATGACATTGGCTGCTTTGGAAGGGACGTTAATTGATTACCTAAAGGGTGGAACAGAATTAAAAAACATCCCAACCATTCGGGATCTCCTTTATACGGCTGAAGAAATGAAAGAACGAGCAAAACAGTTTGCTTTACAGGTTCCTGAGGATTACAAGGTAAGGATTTCGGAGGGGACCAGTCAAGTAGGTGGGGGAACGATGCCAGATGTCTTCCTACCAACCTTTGTGGTTGGTTTAAGCCATTCCGTTTTATCTGCTGAGCATCTTGCAAGAAAGCTAAGGGTTGAAAATGGCCCACCAATCATAGTCCGAATTCAAAATGAAGAAATTCAATTGGATTTGCGAACGGTTACGAAATCAGAGGAAGAGTTAATTATTGAAGCCTTACGGGGTGTATAA
- a CDS encoding small acid-soluble spore protein P, protein MNKNDGKDMRRNAPKGGNSGQPEPLSGSHKVKNRNHTRQKHNSHHDM, encoded by the coding sequence ATGAACAAAAACGATGGTAAGGACATGCGTAGAAATGCACCTAAAGGTGGAAATAGTGGACAACCAGAACCTCTAAGTGGATCACATAAAGTAAAGAATCGAAACCATACGAGACAAAAACATAATTCCCATCACGATATGTAA
- the sspO gene encoding small acid-soluble spore protein O — protein sequence MPKRKSNHVIPGANAAKSQGIGTGYNEEFSNEPLTETQKQNNKKRKKNQ from the coding sequence TTGCCAAAACGAAAATCGAACCATGTCATTCCAGGCGCGAATGCTGCAAAATCGCAAGGAATTGGTACAGGATATAATGAGGAATTTTCCAATGAACCCTTAACAGAAACCCAAAAACAAAATAATAAAAAACGAAAGAAAAATCAATAA
- the acnA gene encoding aconitate hydratase AcnA, with translation MSKNEVLAKNDVFQARASFDLNGKKYNFYRLGALEDAGLGKISRLPYSIKVLLESVLRQYDGRVITKEHVENLAKWGTSEVKEVDVPFKPSRVILQDFTGVPAVVDLASLRKAMADMGGDPDKINPEKTVDLVIDHSVQVDFYGSESALEENMELEFERNAERYQFLSWAQKSFNNYRAVPPATGIVHQVNLEYLADVVHVAQTEDGGFEAFPDTLVGTDSHTTMINGIGVLGWGVGGIEAEAGMLGQPSYFPVPEVIGVKLVGELPNGATATDLALKVTQVLRGAGVVNKFVEFFGPGVSSLPLADRATVANMAPEYGATCGFFPIDGESLEYLRLTGRNEESIKVVEQYCKANGLFLNPTDEPVYTKVVEIDLSIIEPNLSGPKRPQDLIPLSEMKETFVNAVSSPQGNQGFGLTAAELDREITVKFDNGDETVMKTGAIAIAAITSCTNTSNPYVLVGAGLVAKKAVELGLQVPKFVKTSLAPGSKVVTGYLRDSGLLPYLEKLGFNTVGYGCTTCIGNSGPLKEEIEKAVADSDLLVTSVLSGNRNFEGRIHALVKGNYLASPPLVVAYALAGNVNVDLQKDVIGKDKDGNDVFFKDIWPTTAEINEIVKQNVTPELFRKEYDNVFADNARWNQIQTSNEPLYTWDEESTYIANPPFFEGLKPDPEEVKPLTGLRVVGKFGDSVTTDHISPAGSIGKNTPAGKYLTEKGVAPRDFNSYGSRRGNHEVMMRGTFANIRIRNQIAPGTEGGVTTYWPTGEVTSIFDACMQYKQDGTGLAILAGKDYGMGSSRDWAAKGTNLLGIKTVIAESFERIHRSNLVLMGVLPLQFKQGESAETLGLTGKEAIDVLVDETVKPRDFVKVTATDEAGNKKEFEVLVRFDSEVEIDYYRHGGILQMVLREKIKG, from the coding sequence ATGTCTAAAAATGAAGTATTAGCAAAAAATGATGTTTTTCAAGCACGTGCATCGTTTGATTTGAACGGAAAGAAGTATAATTTTTATCGTTTAGGTGCTTTAGAAGATGCGGGTCTTGGGAAAATTTCTCGATTACCATATTCTATTAAAGTATTACTTGAATCTGTACTTCGTCAATATGACGGACGGGTTATCACTAAAGAACACGTAGAAAACCTTGCAAAATGGGGTACAAGCGAAGTGAAGGAAGTAGATGTTCCATTCAAACCTTCCCGCGTTATCCTTCAAGATTTTACAGGAGTACCAGCAGTAGTTGACCTTGCTTCACTTCGTAAAGCAATGGCTGATATGGGTGGAGACCCAGACAAAATCAATCCTGAAAAAACAGTTGATCTTGTTATTGACCACTCAGTACAAGTTGACTTTTATGGTTCAGAAAGTGCTTTAGAAGAAAACATGGAATTAGAATTTGAACGTAATGCAGAGCGTTACCAATTCCTTAGCTGGGCTCAAAAATCATTTAACAACTATCGTGCCGTTCCACCTGCAACTGGAATCGTTCATCAAGTAAACCTTGAGTATCTTGCTGATGTTGTTCATGTTGCTCAAACAGAAGATGGCGGCTTTGAAGCATTTCCTGATACATTAGTTGGTACTGACTCACATACAACGATGATCAACGGTATCGGTGTTCTTGGTTGGGGTGTTGGTGGTATTGAAGCAGAAGCTGGAATGCTTGGACAACCTTCATACTTCCCAGTGCCGGAAGTTATTGGAGTTAAACTTGTTGGAGAACTTCCAAACGGTGCAACTGCAACTGACCTTGCATTAAAAGTAACACAAGTACTTCGTGGTGCTGGTGTTGTAAATAAATTCGTTGAGTTCTTCGGACCTGGCGTTTCATCTTTACCATTAGCAGACCGTGCAACAGTTGCTAACATGGCACCAGAATACGGTGCAACTTGTGGTTTCTTCCCAATTGACGGCGAATCTTTAGAATATTTACGTTTAACAGGACGTAATGAGGAATCAATTAAAGTTGTAGAACAATATTGCAAAGCAAACGGCTTATTCTTAAATCCAACTGATGAGCCAGTTTATACAAAAGTAGTTGAAATTGATCTTTCAATCATTGAACCAAATCTTTCTGGTCCTAAGCGTCCACAAGATTTAATTCCGCTTTCTGAAATGAAAGAAACCTTTGTAAATGCTGTAAGTTCACCGCAAGGTAACCAAGGGTTTGGTTTGACTGCTGCTGAACTTGACCGTGAGATTACTGTTAAGTTTGACAATGGTGATGAAACAGTTATGAAAACAGGTGCAATTGCGATTGCTGCAATTACAAGCTGTACAAACACATCTAACCCATATGTTCTTGTTGGCGCTGGTTTAGTTGCGAAAAAAGCAGTTGAACTTGGGTTGCAAGTTCCTAAATTTGTAAAAACTTCTTTAGCTCCTGGATCTAAGGTTGTAACAGGATACCTTCGTGATTCCGGTTTACTTCCATACCTTGAAAAATTAGGGTTTAATACAGTTGGTTACGGTTGTACAACTTGTATCGGTAACTCTGGTCCATTAAAAGAAGAAATCGAAAAAGCAGTTGCAGACAGTGATTTACTTGTTACATCTGTTCTTTCTGGTAACCGTAACTTTGAAGGACGTATTCATGCACTTGTAAAAGGCAATTACCTAGCATCTCCACCATTAGTAGTGGCGTACGCTTTAGCTGGTAACGTGAATGTAGATCTTCAAAAAGATGTAATCGGTAAAGATAAAGATGGTAACGATGTATTCTTTAAAGATATTTGGCCAACTACTGCAGAAATTAATGAGATAGTAAAACAAAACGTAACACCTGAATTATTCCGTAAAGAATATGACAATGTGTTTGCTGACAATGCACGTTGGAACCAAATCCAAACAAGTAACGAGCCTTTATACACTTGGGATGAGGAGTCAACTTATATTGCAAACCCACCTTTCTTTGAAGGATTAAAACCAGATCCAGAAGAAGTTAAACCTTTAACGGGTTTACGAGTTGTTGGTAAGTTTGGTGACTCAGTTACAACTGACCACATTTCTCCAGCCGGATCAATTGGTAAAAATACTCCAGCTGGTAAATACCTAACAGAAAAAGGTGTTGCTCCTCGCGACTTCAACTCTTACGGTTCACGCCGTGGTAACCATGAAGTCATGATGAGAGGGACATTTGCTAATATCCGTATTCGTAACCAAATTGCTCCAGGAACAGAAGGTGGAGTAACAACTTACTGGCCTACTGGTGAAGTAACTTCTATCTTTGATGCTTGTATGCAATATAAACAAGATGGTACAGGTCTTGCTATTTTAGCTGGTAAGGACTATGGAATGGGATCTTCTCGTGACTGGGCAGCTAAAGGAACAAACCTATTAGGTATCAAAACAGTTATTGCTGAAAGCTTTGAGCGTATTCACCGTTCAAACCTAGTGTTAATGGGTGTTCTTCCGCTTCAATTCAAACAAGGCGAAAGTGCTGAAACACTTGGCTTAACAGGTAAAGAAGCAATCGACGTACTAGTTGATGAAACGGTTAAACCTCGTGATTTTGTAAAAGTTACAGCTACTGACGAAGCTGGAAACAAGAAAGAATTTGAAGTTCTTGTTCGTTTTGATTCTGAAGTTGAAATTGACTACTATCGTCATGGTGGTATTTTACAAATGGTTTTACGCGAAAAGATTAAAGGATAA
- a CDS encoding TlpA disulfide reductase family protein, protein MVKKVIAAVALVALFAVAMVHAMDKSDQKTTTSQKSGLEEGMKAPDFELKNLAGESVKLSDLKGKKVMVNFWATWCPPCKAEMPEMEKFYQASKDKVEILAINMDPKNDVAGFAKEHGITFPILLDEKDEINKNYQIVSIPTTYFVDEKGIITHKFIGSMKLEDIEKYTK, encoded by the coding sequence ATGGTAAAAAAAGTAATTGCTGCAGTAGCATTAGTGGCCTTGTTTGCAGTCGCCATGGTGCATGCAATGGATAAAAGTGATCAAAAAACGACTACGAGCCAAAAATCTGGGCTTGAAGAAGGAATGAAGGCTCCTGATTTTGAATTAAAAAATTTAGCAGGTGAATCGGTAAAATTATCTGACTTAAAAGGAAAAAAAGTTATGGTGAACTTTTGGGCAACTTGGTGCCCTCCATGTAAGGCAGAAATGCCGGAAATGGAGAAATTTTATCAAGCTTCAAAAGATAAAGTTGAAATCCTAGCGATAAACATGGACCCCAAAAATGATGTTGCCGGATTTGCCAAAGAACATGGGATAACCTTTCCAATCCTTTTAGATGAAAAGGATGAAATTAATAAAAATTACCAAATTGTTTCGATTCCGACCACCTATTTTGTCGATGAAAAGGGCATCATTACACATAAATTTATAGGATCAATGAAATTAGAAGATATCGAAAAATATACTAAATAA
- a CDS encoding FbpB family small basic protein produces MRKPRKRSFAELVSENKRQLLSDHAAMEKIEARIEEKRLEKAE; encoded by the coding sequence ATGAGAAAACCACGGAAACGTTCCTTTGCAGAGCTTGTTTCAGAAAATAAACGTCAATTATTAAGTGATCACGCTGCAATGGAAAAAATCGAAGCACGTATTGAAGAAAAACGATTAGAAAAAGCTGAATAA
- a CDS encoding acid-soluble spore protein N has product MGNQKKRSQQFVPEHLGTQPRGFGGNKGKQMQDRSGQHPQVIQTKGE; this is encoded by the coding sequence ATGGGTAATCAAAAGAAAAGAAGTCAGCAATTTGTTCCAGAACACTTAGGTACGCAACCCCGAGGATTTGGTGGTAATAAAGGGAAGCAAATGCAGGATCGCTCTGGACAACATCCCCAAGTCATCCAAACAAAAGGGGAGTAA
- the tlp gene encoding small acid-soluble spore protein Tlp yields MANQRPKPDDRSDNVEKLQEMIVNTIENMDEAEETLEFASPEAKAQVEAKNERRRASIDAMRAEVKDEARAQRNQ; encoded by the coding sequence ATGGCAAACCAAAGACCAAAACCAGATGATCGCAGTGATAATGTTGAAAAGCTCCAAGAAATGATCGTTAATACGATTGAAAATATGGATGAGGCCGAAGAAACGCTAGAATTTGCGAGTCCTGAAGCTAAAGCGCAAGTTGAAGCTAAAAATGAAAGACGACGGGCAAGCATTGATGCAATGAGGGCAGAAGTAAAAGATGAAGCGCGGGCACAACGGAACCAATAA
- a CDS encoding acyl-CoA thioesterase codes for MLVSNKEVEVRYAETDQMGVVYHANYLVWMELGRTKLIKDLGFNYAEMEKDGVISPVIDISVSYKKPLRYGESATINTWIEKYDGFRVTYGYEIYTGEGELAVTGQSQHVCVKKESFRPISIKRSYPEWHEAYAKAKKDPALA; via the coding sequence ATGCTCGTATCAAATAAAGAAGTTGAGGTGCGCTATGCCGAGACAGACCAAATGGGGGTTGTTTATCATGCCAACTACCTCGTTTGGATGGAACTGGGGCGTACCAAACTAATTAAAGACTTGGGTTTTAATTATGCCGAAATGGAAAAAGACGGAGTTATTTCACCAGTCATTGACATCTCTGTTTCTTATAAAAAACCCCTTCGATATGGGGAATCAGCTACTATCAACACATGGATAGAAAAATATGACGGGTTTCGGGTTACATATGGTTATGAAATTTATACAGGAGAAGGCGAGCTTGCTGTAACAGGTCAATCCCAGCATGTTTGCGTTAAAAAGGAATCCTTTCGTCCAATCTCTATCAAACGTTCTTACCCTGAGTGGCATGAAGCGTACGCAAAAGCAAAGAAGGACCCTGCTCTAGCATAA
- a CDS encoding HesB/YadR/YfhF family protein translates to MKIHISNEAADWYKDELVLKNGDFVRFFARYGGFSTVQQGFSLGLSNEQPEDVGVKLEMNGVTYFIEDRDLWYFDENDLYIDFNAKYLEPEFRISK, encoded by the coding sequence ATGAAAATCCATATTAGCAATGAAGCAGCAGACTGGTACAAGGATGAGTTGGTCCTAAAAAACGGAGATTTTGTTCGTTTTTTCGCCCGTTATGGAGGATTTAGCACAGTTCAACAAGGATTTTCTCTTGGTCTTTCCAATGAACAACCGGAGGATGTCGGTGTAAAACTAGAAATGAATGGGGTTACCTATTTTATCGAAGATAGAGACCTATGGTATTTTGATGAAAATGACCTTTATATAGATTTTAATGCGAAATACTTAGAACCTGAATTTCGTATTTCAAAATAA
- a CDS encoding CapA family protein: MKNRRVKIGVILFIGLIIFAGYYFLQINKQILTDKDKQVKVGYQPFRTVNTIEKHMNETATIGAIGDILIHDWVYEDAKTESTYDFKPMLANIKGLMQKPDLLTANQETILGGVEMGLSSYPTFNSPQQVGDAFIDAGVDIVSTANNHSLDKGEKGILAEIDYFNRVGLPYVGAFINSQDQQTLRVKNVNGIKLAFLSYTYGTNGIPIPSGKDYLVNIIDKEKMKTEIQRAKKTADVVIMSIHWGTEYQRIPSLQQKELAQYLVNEGVDIIFGSHPHILQPMEWLTDKNGHKSFVFYSLGNFLSGQMHDYKDIGGLATITIKKSVGKSGVKISLENPTFTPTYVSNQKLQNYRVVPLKDAGAYGLIDATSKYDEIMTQMTQWLQ; this comes from the coding sequence ATGAAAAACAGAAGAGTAAAGATAGGTGTAATCCTATTTATTGGACTCATTATATTTGCCGGGTATTACTTTCTACAAATAAACAAACAAATATTAACAGATAAAGATAAACAAGTTAAGGTGGGGTACCAACCTTTTCGCACAGTGAATACCATCGAAAAACACATGAATGAAACAGCTACAATCGGAGCAATCGGCGATATTCTCATTCATGATTGGGTGTACGAGGATGCTAAGACCGAAAGTACATATGACTTTAAACCAATGTTAGCCAACATAAAGGGACTTATGCAAAAGCCGGACCTACTAACTGCCAATCAAGAAACTATTCTTGGCGGGGTCGAAATGGGATTATCCAGTTATCCGACCTTTAACAGCCCCCAGCAGGTTGGAGATGCCTTTATTGACGCTGGTGTTGATATCGTTTCTACTGCCAATAATCATAGTCTAGATAAGGGTGAAAAAGGAATATTAGCTGAAATCGATTACTTTAATCGGGTAGGGCTCCCTTATGTTGGGGCATTTATAAATAGTCAAGACCAACAAACATTAAGAGTTAAAAATGTAAATGGAATTAAACTAGCGTTTCTGTCCTATACATATGGTACAAATGGGATTCCTATTCCAAGTGGGAAAGATTACTTAGTCAATATCATAGATAAAGAAAAAATGAAGACTGAAATTCAGCGTGCAAAAAAAACAGCTGATGTCGTGATCATGAGTATCCATTGGGGCACTGAGTACCAACGGATTCCATCCCTTCAACAAAAGGAACTTGCTCAATACCTAGTAAATGAAGGTGTGGATATCATCTTTGGGTCCCATCCCCATATTCTTCAACCAATGGAGTGGCTGACTGACAAGAATGGTCACAAGTCGTTTGTTTTTTATTCACTTGGCAACTTTTTATCGGGGCAGATGCATGATTATAAAGATATCGGTGGGCTAGCAACCATTACTATCAAAAAAAGTGTAGGAAAATCAGGAGTTAAGATCAGCTTAGAAAACCCAACATTTACCCCAACCTATGTATCGAATCAAAAGTTACAAAACTATCGGGTCGTTCCTCTCAAAGACGCTGGTGCTTACGGTTTAATTGATGCAACCAGTAAATACGATGAAATCATGACCCAAATGACACAATGGCTCCAATAA
- a CDS encoding ATP-binding protein, translating into MQMDNSLLERMPFPYFIINADLQILFSSKSAKRIFSSPASLSELISTSQADELREFLNSKSETTCLELKMTGRTEQFEVFHTYKLISSDGSIHLFCVPNGSDQSEIQNMLDHVENKISSINGELLTNKQNFDQTVFQIKEAAILSDQLATIGQLAAGIAHEIRNPLTTVKGFIQLIQPYLAEIGKEEYAVIALDEIERANDIIYEFLNAAKPQQNKKKLIYVNKLISDIMILFESEAIFRNLEIETVYECENEKLYIDIKQIKQVLVNIIKNAIEAIDESQNNLKGNIRIQTKNINGNAVILIVDNGIGMKKETIDQLFKPFFSTKETGTGIGLTVCKKIIEDHGGNIFVSSTPNHGTSFQIELPIYENNF; encoded by the coding sequence ATGCAAATGGATAATTCCCTTTTAGAACGAATGCCTTTTCCTTACTTTATCATTAATGCTGATTTACAAATTTTGTTCTCCTCCAAATCAGCAAAACGAATATTTTCATCCCCTGCTTCTTTAAGCGAATTAATTTCCACATCCCAGGCCGATGAACTAAGGGAGTTTCTTAACTCAAAAAGCGAAACCACTTGCTTGGAACTGAAAATGACTGGTAGAACTGAACAATTTGAAGTGTTTCATACCTATAAACTGATTTCAAGTGATGGCTCTATCCATTTATTCTGTGTTCCGAATGGGTCAGATCAATCAGAAATTCAAAACATGTTAGATCATGTTGAAAACAAAATATCCAGTATTAATGGTGAGTTATTGACGAACAAACAAAACTTTGACCAAACCGTGTTTCAAATAAAGGAAGCGGCCATTCTTTCAGACCAGCTTGCGACTATAGGACAGCTTGCTGCAGGAATTGCTCATGAAATCCGTAATCCCCTAACAACGGTAAAGGGATTTATTCAATTAATTCAGCCTTATTTGGCTGAAATTGGGAAAGAAGAGTATGCAGTCATCGCATTGGATGAAATTGAACGTGCAAATGACATCATTTATGAATTTTTAAATGCTGCTAAACCACAACAAAATAAGAAAAAACTGATTTACGTAAATAAACTGATAAGCGATATTATGATTTTGTTTGAAAGTGAAGCTATTTTTCGCAATCTAGAAATTGAAACGGTTTATGAGTGTGAAAATGAAAAGTTATATATAGATATTAAACAAATCAAGCAGGTCCTAGTAAATATTATCAAAAATGCGATTGAAGCAATCGATGAGAGTCAAAACAACTTAAAGGGCAACATACGAATTCAAACAAAAAATATAAATGGGAATGCCGTTATTTTAATCGTGGATAATGGAATCGGGATGAAAAAAGAAACCATTGATCAATTGTTTAAGCCGTTTTTTTCTACAAAAGAAACTGGGACTGGAATTGGATTAACAGTGTGCAAAAAAATAATTGAGGACCATGGTGGAAATATTTTTGTTTCAAGTACACCCAATCATGGTACTTCCTTTCAAATTGAATTACCAATATATGAAAACAATTTCTAA
- the plsY gene encoding glycerol-3-phosphate 1-O-acyltransferase PlsY, with translation MAINILIIVIAYLLGSIPSGLIVGKVFYGIDIREHGSGNLGGTNTFRTLGKKAGIAVTLADILKGTLAVFLAKWFGNDLHPLIAGVVAVIGHMYPLFAGFRGGKAVATSAGILLGYTPLMFLILFLIFMLSLYVTKYVSLASMLAAVGSLTYAFIVGDNALIMVVAVLSAFVFYRHRANIKRIMNKTEPKIKWL, from the coding sequence ATGGCAATTAATATTTTAATTATAGTTATCGCATATTTACTTGGATCCATACCTTCAGGACTAATTGTCGGGAAGGTTTTTTACGGAATTGACATTCGTGAGCATGGTAGTGGAAATTTAGGCGGAACAAATACATTTAGGACACTGGGAAAAAAAGCAGGAATCGCTGTAACGTTAGCAGACATATTAAAGGGTACACTTGCTGTATTTTTAGCAAAATGGTTCGGTAATGATTTACATCCTTTAATAGCTGGGGTTGTGGCAGTAATTGGTCATATGTATCCCCTTTTCGCAGGTTTTAGAGGAGGAAAGGCGGTTGCCACTTCTGCAGGAATATTATTAGGATACACTCCGTTGATGTTTCTTATATTATTTCTTATCTTTATGTTAAGTCTATATGTTACAAAATATGTTTCTCTAGCTTCAATGCTTGCGGCGGTTGGATCACTTACTTACGCTTTTATTGTTGGTGACAATGCCCTTATCATGGTTGTAGCGGTCCTATCAGCCTTTGTCTTTTATCGACATCGAGCTAACATCAAACGGATTATGAATAAAACCGAACCTAAAATTAAATGGCTTTAA